GATCCCGCGACCACAGGCCAATACCTTCAAACCGCTCCGCCAGCAGAAAAACCGCTGTAACACCCGCGAGATTGAGAATGATATCCGAGATAATATTGATCAAAAAAAACCGAAAATCCCGCGTCATCCACATAAAATCCAGATAAGCCTGCACCCGCCAGCGAGCGAAGAGTGTAGTCAAAGTCTTCAGGATATTTATCCCCCATGTGAAACCAGACGTTCGCGATTGGCATTCCAGAACCAGTGCGCGACGGGCCAGAGCACAACAGCCCAAAAAGCTTGCAGGCCGATAAGAAAAAAGGGATCCCCCGTACCCGTATAAATGCGCAGTGGCGCAGAAGCCAGCGAAGCAAAAGGCAAAAAAGTCAGAACATCCCCAATCCCCCAGGGCATCAGCGCAAGAGGAATAATAGCCCCCGACAACAAAACACTAACCGCATCTCGAATCTGCGTCAAAGCATAGACATGTTGCTCCAGCAAAACCATAAAACTCGCAAAAATGAAATCAAACGCCGCGCCGATGGCAATACCCAGACCCAGACTGAAGAAAAACAAAACACCGGCAAACGCGCTCTCCGGCAAAGGATTCACCCCCAGAAGGGGCGCCAGACAAAAAAGCGGCAGTGAAAACAAAATCAGATTGGGCAAACCCGAACCAAACATCTCCGCGATAAACTGACCGTAAATACCCACCGGGCGCAAAAAGCGATTGGCAATATCCCCGCGCCAGAGCGCCCCATCCAGACCTGTACGCACGGAAATCTGCCCGGCAAAAACCTCTGCAATCAGAGTATAAGTAAGCACCGCATTGCGCGTCATCCCAGAAACCTCCCCGGACTCTGGCAACAACATCCGCCACAGAGAAAGCAGGAACACCACGCGCAACAGGCGCAAAACAGAGCCACCGACAAGAACCCACCCCTTGTCATCCAGGGATCGGGTGGCAACCATAACAATGGTCTTGAGATGTTTATGGGCTGTAACAAATATCATCCCAAAATCCGATCTACCGTATCCACCGCCTGCACAACACAATCGGGAATCGCCGACCCGCGATACGCACTCCCCGTCAAAAACAACCCGCCCACCTGCGCGGCGAGACGCTCCATTTTAGCCACGCGCTCCAGATGCCCCACATCGAACTGGGGGCGTCCTCTCTTCCAGCGAAAAACGCGCGCAAACAGCGGATCAGACGTCACCCCCATCAGATCTTTCAACTCCTCGCGCGACAGTGCAACCAACGCCTCATCATCCAGACCCACCAGATCTTCCTGCCCTGCGCCCCCCACAAAAGTACGCACCAGAACCCCATCGTCCGGCGCGCGAAAATCCAGCTTCGTCGAAACCCAGGTACATGCCGTAATCCGCCGCCCCTCGTGTTTTGGCGACAAAAAACCAAACCCCTCAAAATCGTGTTGTCCCTCGACA
The sequence above is a segment of the Gemmatimonadota bacterium genome. Coding sequences within it:
- a CDS encoding ABC-2 family transporter protein, giving the protein MIFVTAHKHLKTIVMVATRSLDDKGWVLVGGSVLRLLRVVFLLSLWRMLLPESGEVSGMTRNAVLTYTLIAEVFAGQISVRTGLDGALWRGDIANRFLRPVGIYGQFIAEMFGSGLPNLILFSLPLFCLAPLLGVNPLPESAFAGVLFFFSLGLGIAIGAAFDFIFASFMVLLEQHVYALTQIRDAVSVLLSGAIIPLALMPWGIGDVLTFLPFASLASAPLRIYTGTGDPFFLIGLQAFWAVVLWPVAHWFWNANRERLVSHGG